From a single Candidatus Babeliales bacterium genomic region:
- a CDS encoding ankyrin repeat domain-containing protein, which produces MNSSKYFLLFLSFFLNQNFYAMEVPKSDPFKKLQKEELPPILEQLPPEILEKIIIILSEEEDLNNIIYNLSQIAQTNTYFRELLNDPTLINYIIQKLKKGNPANDLLYALALAPFAGAQKWIQQKLSDGTITTNKLSLHLSWLIASYFRGKILAAGFDFDLTPQHAKKILEGIINIGFDPNTPNSFGDTLLAQAIFDKNIPIIEFLLKVPNINTKNVSKGKSALEVAQKYGNFQIIKMLQEYEKKKGK; this is translated from the coding sequence ATGAATAGTTCAAAATATTTTTTACTGTTTCTATCCTTTTTTTTAAATCAAAACTTCTATGCAATGGAAGTTCCTAAAAGTGATCCTTTTAAAAAATTACAAAAAGAAGAACTACCACCAATTTTAGAACAACTTCCACCAGAAATTCTTGAAAAAATTATAATTATTTTGTCTGAAGAAGAAGATTTAAATAATATTATTTATAATTTATCTCAAATTGCTCAAACTAATACTTATTTTAGAGAACTTCTTAATGATCCAACATTAATCAATTATATAATACAAAAACTAAAAAAAGGAAATCCAGCCAACGATTTACTGTATGCGCTTGCACTTGCGCCATTTGCCGGTGCACAAAAATGGATACAACAAAAATTATCTGATGGCACTATAACAACAAACAAATTATCTTTACACCTTTCTTGGCTTATAGCAAGTTATTTTAGAGGTAAAATATTGGCAGCAGGATTTGATTTTGATTTAACACCCCAACATGCTAAAAAAATTCTAGAGGGAATCATCAATATTGGATTTGATCCAAATACCCCCAATTCTTTTGGAGATACCTTACTTGCCCAAGCGATATTCGATAAAAATATACCGATTATCGAATTTTTGTTAAAAGTGCCAAACATCAATACCAAAAATGTCAGCAAAGGCAAAAGTGCGCTCGAAGTTGCACAAAAATATGGAAATTTTCAAATCATAAAAATGCTGCAAGAATATGAAAAAAAGAAAGGAAAATAA